Below is a window of Jonesiaceae bacterium BS-20 DNA.
GTAGACGTATGCGTAAAGGTCATCATCAAGTTGGGCAGCCTGAGCCGCGGCTAAACCAGTGCGCTCCTTGAGGGGTGCAAGTTGGAGTGTCTTGTTGTCAAAGACATCGCAAATACCAACATTTTTCCAGTTTGACCCCGAGTTTGTCAGCAAGATGCGTGAGTTGTGGACCTCGCCAGGTTGGATCGTGGCGGCTCCGTCGTGGCTTGATGCACTCCCAGGCAAGTGTGAAAAGTTCGTACGTTCCCAGGCTTGGTTTGGGTCAATGAACGCCTTACTCCAAGACCCTTCCCCCAGAGCTACACCCGCCGGGCCCGCAATATTGTTGCTGACTTTACCGTCTTCCATCTTGTCACAGTCGGCAAAGTCCCCGTCTTCCTCGCGCGGCTTACAGTAGCCCGGTTCAAACCCGTCGCCGTAGTTACTGGCTCCGCTTACGCCCTCAGGATCAAAGTCGGTCAACTGGTTGTAGATTTGCAGAGATCCAAAGCCATCATCAAGCGCGCCGTTGGTCCGGTCAATCTCACTCAGAGGCACAAAAACCGTGACCAGGTAACTGGCCACGTAGAACGTGCCGGCAGGGAGGGCTTTACCGCCATTGTCTTTAGTTGGATAGTGCTTACCGGAAGTATCGATCCCGGACAGGGTCATGAGGTATGGACTAGTCTTGTCATCCGCAGTACGAGTAAATTCACACTTACCCGAGTCACTCACCGAATTTGCGGCATCAGCAGCACCGGGGCTTGACAGTTTTCCCTTCACAATGGCGCCGGGCCCATTGCTATCATTCGGTGCGCACCGCGTGATGTAGTACTCGAGGTCCTCAAGAACCTCTGTGGGCTTCACAAAGTTGTTAACCGCCCAAAAGTCCTCAATAAAGGTGGCCGGCTGGGCAATGGATTCCACACCAACCTCGCGATCAGTGGAAAGGGTAATGGGGAACGCCACCATGCGTCCCGAGACAGTCTTGCCATCGACAACGTGGGTTGACCACTGTCCAGACAGTGCTGGGTGCTTTGCTAGGTCATACCGAGGCACCGAGGTAATCTCAATTGGTCCCACAACAACCGGACCATTTGGCTGCGCCGTCGCAACGCCGTTGGCTCCAACCCCGTATACCCGGGTACTCGTGGTGAACGTAGAACCGTTACTGGAGTACGGGGTGGCCCACACGGACGTGTCCAGCAAGTGCAACGCTGCCGTGGTGCTCATTTCTCCGAGGTCACACGAGAGCACAACCTTTGTGGTTCCGGTTGGCGGCACAGTGTAGGCCTCAATTTCGGTTCCAGTGGTATCGCTCGAACCCTTGTAGGCAACAATCTTGCTAAGACCACTCGTTGGGTTACAAGAAACCGGCATCCCGGCGAAGGTAGCTACCGCTCCCTCACCTAGATCAATTGTCTGCTCGAGGACCGCTGATGAAAAAGGTTTTCCTAGGTCTTCTTCAGCGCTTGCGGTCACGCTCCAGGTGAATTTTGTGAGGTCTCCGGAACGAACCACGGAATCATTTTTACCAAGGTCCTTTCCGTCTCCCGCAGAATCATCGAATGGCTCTGACCCGGTAAAGACTGCCTCACCATTGAGGCCTTCCGAAGCCTGCGGCAGTTTGACATCAAGCTTCCACGTTGGCCAGATCAGCGCGTTGAGCTCCTGGCCCGTCGCGTCACCCGCAAATGGTGCAGACTGGGCTAGTTGGTTGTTGGCACCAACCGCCTTAAATGCGTTGTCCGCGCTAGCAGACTCGTGCACGGCATAAACATTGCCGCCAGCGTCCTTAGCGTCAATGGCGACAAACAGCTCGGAGCCGGGCGCACACTTTTCTGCGATGCTAAGGTCTTCAGAAAATGCCCACTTTCCATCAGCATCCGTGGTGGTGGTCCACCCCGGGTTTGCCGGGACTAACGGGGTCACGCACTCCAAGTTCACCTTGACTCCGGCTACACCAAGGTCAGAAAGACCCGGGAGCTCAGAAGAGTCAACGCTGTTGTTCTTGTTTGCGTCCGCGTAAACCACGCCGGATGCAATTGTTCCTTGTTCATTTGCGGTAGCTGCCGTTGGTACTGCAACCAATCCGGTTGCTATCAAAAGTAGCGCACCTGTTCCCGCAACAACTTTTGACAGACCCCCTGCCAATATTTTTGTCGTTGACGTCGGACCCAATTTTGCGTCATTCTTTCCCCCTCAAGAAAGATGCCCCGAGAATCTTTAGATTTCGGTGGCCATTTCAATGGGAGCGCTGAAAAGCGCAAAACTGTGCCACGCCCCCTAGACCTGCTCAGTTTATGGATGGGGACCTGTCCCCTCAAGGTTAAAAATTCGGCAAAATCGCCCAATTCCGGCCCAATAAATTAAGCAAATGCTTCACTTTTAGAGGAAGTGGGCGCGCGCACTCACCCGACTCAATAAACTTGCCGCATTGAGCCGAGCCACTAAATTAAGCATTCTCTTCATTCGGCCAAAATTTCACCCGCTAAATTCTTGTGAATTTGGCCCTATACATGCCAAGAGATCGGCAAATCTCACCTATCGATATGCGAGGCAGATTAACTCGGCGACAAAAATCGAAGATCACCGAGCATTCTGAGGATTTTCGGCCCGGCTCGCTAGCTGTAGGCATTTGGTCCCCACACTCGAGTCAACCGCTTCACACGACCCGGGCTTTGTGTCCCACAATCGCGCCTATAGGCATTTATATGGATTGACTCACTACATGTAGTGGTCAATGGCTATGACCTTAGTCCCAGTGGGAACTACATCCTGCGGCTGATACTCGGATCATGAGCACCCCCATCGAACTCTTCAACGTGAGCATGTCCGCCTTCAGTAACCGTCATGCTGGACATGCCGAGCATCGTGATCAGCTTGCCCGTTTACTTGTGCAGAAACGAGACGGACGCAAACTTCAGTTTGATGAAACAAGGATTCGAGCGGCCCTAGCCAAGGCTTTTGCTGAGGTCTACGGTGATCTTGAGGTTAGGCACGCGGATGCCATTAACCAGTTGACCGATGCCATCTTGTGCGACATAGCTACCAAATTTGCGGCGGTCGTCGAGATCCATGACATTCAGGCAACAGTCGAGCATGCTCTGTTGCAGTCCGGGAACTCCACGGTTGCTGAGGCCTACATTGAGTACCGTGTGCAGCGTGACCTCATGCGCAGCCGGGCAATTGATGTCAACGCTTCGATTGGCAAGCTGGTCAACAAGGACTCGAGCATTATTCATGAAAACGCGAACAAAGACGCCAACGTTTTCAACACCCAGCGCGATCTGACTGCAGGCGCGGTCAGCAAGGCTGTAGGTCTAACCATGCTGCCTCCTCACGTGGCCAACGCTCATGCCAAGGGGGACCTGCACTATCACGACTTGGATTACCACCCCTATGCGCCCATGACCAACTGCCTGGTCATTGATTTTCCAACAATGTTGAGTCAGGGCTTCCGCATAGGTAATGCCGAGGTTGGACCGCCCCAAAGCATTCAAACAGCGACTGCGCAGATTAGTCAGATCATTGCCAACGTGGCCTCAAGCCAGTATGGCGGATGCTCAGTCAACCGTATTGATGAGCTGCTGGTCCCATACGCCAAGTTGAACTATGCCAAGCACGTAGCACGGGCCCAGGACTGGATAGACGGCGAGGAGAGGCGTAAAGATTATGCTCTGGCTTGCACCCGCAAAGACATTTACGATGCTATGCAGTCCCTAGAGTATGAGATCAACACGTTGTTCACCTCGAATGGGCAAACCCCGTTTACGTCCATTGGGTTTGGACTAGGTCAGGATTGGTTTGCCCGCGAAATTCAGCGCTCCATTCTCGAGATAAGGCTCAAGGGGCTAGGTAAGGAACGCCGCACCGCGATCTTCCCCAAGCTCATTTTCACCCTGCGCCGCGGTGTGAACTTGGAGACCGCCGACCCAAACTATGACATCAAGGAGCTCGCGGTTCAGTGTGCCACCAAGCGGATGTATCCGGATATTTTGTCCTACGACAAAATTGTTGAACTGACCGGCTCCTTCAAAGCCCCCATGGGCTGCCGTTCCTTCTTGCAAGGTTGGAAGGATGAGGATGGCAACGACGTAGTTGAGGGTCGCATGAACCTTGGGGTAGTCACCCTGAACATTCCGCGCATCGCCATGCAAACCGACTCCGAGGCCGAGTTCTTTGAGTTGTTGAATCAGCGCTTAGACATCATGCATGATGCCCTGTTGTACCGTGTGGAGCGCTGCAAGGAAGCTATGCCCGCCAACGCCCCCATCTTGTATGTTCATGGGGCGTTTGGACAGCGGCTAGAGATTGACGATCCCGTAGATGCGGTTTTCCGGAACCGTCGCGCCACGGTTTCCCTGGGTTACATTGGCCTCTACGAGGCCGCAACCGCCTTCTACGGTGGACAATGGGAAACTAACTCGCAGGCCAAGGAGTTCACTCTCCGAGTCCTGCAGACTCTCAATGAGGCGGCCCGTCAGTGGTCTGATGATCACGGGTATCACTTCAGTGTGTACTCGACCCCGAGCGAGTCCCTAACCGACCGCTTTGCCCGCATGGACCTGGAGAAATTTGGCGCCGTCACGGACATTACCGACAAGGGCTACTACACCAACTCGTTCCATTACGACGTGCGTAAGAGTCCCACCCCGTTTGAGAAGTTGGACTTTGAGGCTGAGTACGCACCGCTTACCTCGGGCGGGTTCATCCACTATTGCGAATACCCAGTGCTCCAGCAGAATCCCAAGGCTCTCGAGGCCGTTTGGGACTACGCCTATGACCGGGTTGGTTACCTAGGCACCAACACCCCCATTGATCACTGCCTTGAGTGCGAGTTCCGTGGTGATTTCACTCCTACCGAGCGCGGATTCATGTGCCCGTCTTGTGGCAATGACGACCCTTCCACCTGCGATGTTGTCAAGCGCACCTGCGGATACTTGGGTAACCCTGTCCAACGCCCATGGATCAAGGGGCGCTTGGCTGAGGTATCCGCCCGGGTCAAGCACATGCCCGGTGCCACTGGGAACATGCCTGAGCTTCAGGGTGAGCAATGAGCCGAAATCCTGACCCCAAAACTTGGACGTCTGCCAACCTGTCCCAAGGCCGGGTAGCCGACTACAAGCCGTTCACCATGGTCGATGGCGAGGGTGTGCGGTGCTCCCTGTACGTCTCAGGCTGCCCATTTGCGTGTGTGGGTTGCTTCAATGAAGCGGCCTGGTCGTTCAAGTACGGGGAGCTCTTCACACCCGAACTTGGGGAACGCATTGCCGCCGACCTGCGGCATGAATCCGTTCAAGGCCTGTCGTTGCTGGGCGGAGAGCCGTTCTTAAACACGGGAACAATTTTGCCCGTGGTCCACGCGTTACGTGCCGAGCACGGCCGCAGTAAGGACATCTGGTCTTGGACCGGGTACACATTTGAGGAACTACTGGCAGAGACCGCAACTGGCGCCGCTGACAAGTCCGAGTTACTAGCGGAACTAGATGTCCTCGTTGACGGCCGGTTTGAGCTAGCCAAGAAGGACCTTTCCTTAGCCTTTCGCGGTAGTTCCAACCAGCGGGTGATCGATGTGCCCAAGTCCCTAGCCGCGGGCAGTACCGTTCTGTGGAGCGGCCTGGACCGCAAGGCCCAGGCCGCCGAGCAGGTAGACCGCCGGGCAATGGTCTAGACATAAGAAAACCAGCCCATGTTGTCGCGGGCCTGAAAGTCGGTGGAAAACAGAGGGACTGGTGTTCATGTCTTGCCCATTACTTCCCGCACAACTATCAGTCAATATGATTTCAACTGTCTGAACTAGGCTGATCTAGGCTGATCTAGGCTGAACTAGTCGGGTGTCATAGGCAGCAACTACCAACTGTGCACGATCACGTGCAGCCGTTTTACTCAGCAGGCTCGAAATATGATGCTTCACTGTTTTGACTGCCAGATGGAGAGCATCTGCGATCTCAGTATTGGACAGCCCCTGCCCAACAAGTGTGAGAACTTCCGTTTCACGTTCCGTCAATCGGTAGGTCGCAAGTTCTTGGGAGATCTGCTTAGAGGGTGTATCACTGAGGTACCGCTCAACCAAACGCGTCAAGATGCTAGGTGCAAAGAGCGACTCTGCCTCGTACGTGCGCTTAATCGCAGCAATAAGGTCAGCCGGCTTGGCGTCCTTAAGAAGAAAACCGCTGGCACCGTTCCGCAGTGCCTGGTGGAGGTACTCATCCAACGCAAACATACTCAAGACTATGACGCGAGTATTGAGTAGAACCGGGTCTGAGCAGATACGCCTTGTCGCCTCCAGCCCGTCCATGCGTGGCATCCGCACATCCATCAGGACAACGTCAGGAACCGTGGAACCAATGACTGCGAGCGCTTCTACTCCATCCGCTGCCTGTCCAACTACCTGGAGTTGCGGGTCTGAATCAATGACGGCGGCTAGGCTCTCGCGCAGAAGATTGTGATCATCCACGAGGACCACCGTGATCCTCCTTGCATGGGCCTCATCAGCAATCATGCGCCACCTACTGTAAAAATTGCTTTCAGTTCATAACCACGACCCTCATCACGTGGGCCAGCATGCAATGAACCACCCACAGCAGTAATTCGCTCCCTCAGTCCAATCAGGCCGTGACCTGTACCTGATTTTGCTTGCCAGTCCTCAGACGGGCCAGAATCTTTAACGCAGGCTTTCACAACGCCCTCTTCCTGACTAAGCACAACGGTTACATCCGTGGGTCCTGCATGACGCGCAGCATTTGCCAGCCCCTCACGCACCAGCACCACTATTGCAGTTTGGACCGCAACCGGCACCTCTGACATTTCCCCTGCGTGATAGGTCACCACCAATCCTGCAGCCTGTGCGGCCCTAAGAACGTCTGGAAGCGCCGCCAGAGTCTCCACTGGAGTCAGCCAGGCCCCCTCATCAGGATCCCGTAAGGACAAGATCGTCTGCCGCAATCCACCGGTTGCCTCGCGGCTTACTCGCTCAATGTCTGCTAGAGCAGCAAGTAGTTCATCTTCGCGGTTGCTTAGTGACACTCCATGACCCTGCGTTGCCAAGTAGCTTGCACTTGATGCTCGAACCGTGATCATACCCAAGCCGTGCGACACCAAATCATGGACTTCCCTGGCTACTCTGACTCGCTCAGTCAGAAGTATTGCCGAGGTCTCAAGGCTGTGGACTTCACTCATAAGTTGAAGCTTGTCCCTGCGGACTTGGATCAGCACCCATAAGACCACACTGAGGGTGACAAGCAGTAATACACCCGCCACATATAGCGGATTCACTCCAAATATGAGTACCCCAAGGACAACAACCAATAAGGCAAGAAACCCTACAAGAATGGACCTCTTGATCGGTACTGGAACTAAGGATGTGGACATGCCCCCATCATATTCACTGACGTTCACTTGGAACTACGGACCCTGGGCCTAAGACCAAGGACCGTCCCATTCCCAAAAGCCAGATCCTGGTCCGATGTTTCAATAAGGGGCCAGTTGTGTACTTAGAACATGCAGAAAAAGATTGTTGCGGCCGCCATGGTGGTGCTCTTTGCTTTGATTACCTTCATGGCGGTAATGTCCACAGACTTCCATGACCGCTCTTGGCCCCAGTCATTGAAAGCCAGCACTACTGTTGCACTAGATTTCACAGCAGCAGCATTGAGCAACAACGATGCTACTGACCTCGTTATGGATGTCGGTCAGAGGCACCAATTGGGGCTCGTTAAGCTCGCTCCCGATCTGGATCACAATGGCCGCAAGGTATTTGTTGCGCTAGATAATCTCCCGCAAACCGAGGTCACTTGGTTTGGTGGCCTTGAACCTTCTGAGATTGTCGGTGTTGAACGCCTAGAGAACTCACCCGCTGATGGCACCTACTTTGTCCAAGACTCCACCAATCTCAATGAGGCAATCACCGAACTTTCTGCTTCCGAGATTGGGCTTTCTCGAGCCGATGCCTCCCTGCCTGAAACCATCATTTCTTTGGCAATTGGGTCTTGGTTTGTTGCCCCCATGGTCGCCGCAATACTACTCGTCACGGCACTAGTTGTTTTCTGGCTTGCTACTCGAGCACGCTCACGTGCCCTTCGAGTTTTAGGAGGCGCACCCCCTTGGCACATTCAGGTGCAAGACGTGGGTGGATTTTTGGCCCTATTATTTGGGTCCGCCGCAGCTGTCGCAACAGTTTCTACCGCCTTGGTGGGCATACTGCGGGGGTGGCAATATGTACAACTATTTGCGCAGAGTTTGCTTCTGCTCACGGGGGTTGCCCTTGTAGCCTCCATTATCATCGTCATTTTGATATCTTGTCTGGCCTGGCCCAGCACAGATCTACTTGCCACACGCAGACCCGCCATAGCAGTACTTAGGCGGCCGGGTCGGGCCATACAGGCAGTGACTCTGGTTGCGCTTATTGCAAGTTCTGGGCCGGCCTGGCTGGCACACCAAGAGGCCCAGCAGACTGCCTTTCAACTGGATATCTGGAACAAACTCTCTGATCAGGTGACACTGAACTTTGCAATGGGTGAAAAGAACCTCGACGCGATAGCACCTCACTTTGCACGCATGGTGGACTCGGCTGAGTCCCGTGGCC
It encodes the following:
- the nrdD gene encoding anaerobic ribonucleoside-triphosphate reductase, translating into MSTPIELFNVSMSAFSNRHAGHAEHRDQLARLLVQKRDGRKLQFDETRIRAALAKAFAEVYGDLEVRHADAINQLTDAILCDIATKFAAVVEIHDIQATVEHALLQSGNSTVAEAYIEYRVQRDLMRSRAIDVNASIGKLVNKDSSIIHENANKDANVFNTQRDLTAGAVSKAVGLTMLPPHVANAHAKGDLHYHDLDYHPYAPMTNCLVIDFPTMLSQGFRIGNAEVGPPQSIQTATAQISQIIANVASSQYGGCSVNRIDELLVPYAKLNYAKHVARAQDWIDGEERRKDYALACTRKDIYDAMQSLEYEINTLFTSNGQTPFTSIGFGLGQDWFAREIQRSILEIRLKGLGKERRTAIFPKLIFTLRRGVNLETADPNYDIKELAVQCATKRMYPDILSYDKIVELTGSFKAPMGCRSFLQGWKDEDGNDVVEGRMNLGVVTLNIPRIAMQTDSEAEFFELLNQRLDIMHDALLYRVERCKEAMPANAPILYVHGAFGQRLEIDDPVDAVFRNRRATVSLGYIGLYEAATAFYGGQWETNSQAKEFTLRVLQTLNEAARQWSDDHGYHFSVYSTPSESLTDRFARMDLEKFGAVTDITDKGYYTNSFHYDVRKSPTPFEKLDFEAEYAPLTSGGFIHYCEYPVLQQNPKALEAVWDYAYDRVGYLGTNTPIDHCLECEFRGDFTPTERGFMCPSCGNDDPSTCDVVKRTCGYLGNPVQRPWIKGRLAEVSARVKHMPGATGNMPELQGEQ
- the nrdG gene encoding anaerobic ribonucleoside-triphosphate reductase activating protein; protein product: MSRNPDPKTWTSANLSQGRVADYKPFTMVDGEGVRCSLYVSGCPFACVGCFNEAAWSFKYGELFTPELGERIAADLRHESVQGLSLLGGEPFLNTGTILPVVHALRAEHGRSKDIWSWTGYTFEELLAETATGAADKSELLAELDVLVDGRFELAKKDLSLAFRGSSNQRVIDVPKSLAAGSTVLWSGLDRKAQAAEQVDRRAMV
- a CDS encoding response regulator transcription factor — its product is MIADEAHARRITVVLVDDHNLLRESLAAVIDSDPQLQVVGQAADGVEALAVIGSTVPDVVLMDVRMPRMDGLEATRRICSDPVLLNTRVIVLSMFALDEYLHQALRNGASGFLLKDAKPADLIAAIKRTYEAESLFAPSILTRLVERYLSDTPSKQISQELATYRLTERETEVLTLVGQGLSNTEIADALHLAVKTVKHHISSLLSKTAARDRAQLVVAAYDTRLVQPRSA
- a CDS encoding histidine kinase; the encoded protein is MSTSLVPVPIKRSILVGFLALLVVVLGVLIFGVNPLYVAGVLLLVTLSVVLWVLIQVRRDKLQLMSEVHSLETSAILLTERVRVAREVHDLVSHGLGMITVRASSASYLATQGHGVSLSNREDELLAALADIERVSREATGGLRQTILSLRDPDEGAWLTPVETLAALPDVLRAAQAAGLVVTYHAGEMSEVPVAVQTAIVVLVREGLANAARHAGPTDVTVVLSQEEGVVKACVKDSGPSEDWQAKSGTGHGLIGLRERITAVGGSLHAGPRDEGRGYELKAIFTVGGA